A single region of the Candidatus Protochlamydia amoebophila UWE25 genome encodes:
- the ribD gene encoding bifunctional diaminohydroxyphosphoribosylaminopyrimidine deaminase/5-amino-6-(5-phosphoribosylamino)uracil reductase RibD — translation MKNSEIHHTFMLEAIAESWKARLHAPPNPWVGCVIVKDQKIIGKGYTYPSGQAHAEINALKSASENAKGASLYVTLEPCSHHGKTPPCTEAIIRAGILNVYVALKDPDSRVRGQGIQKLREAGIHVKVGIGEKEAKVVLTPYLYQRESQIPYTVLKIATSVDGRTAAVDGTSQWLTSSEARLDAHLQRAYSQAVVIGSGTATIDSPQLTVRHPTIHLFQQPQRILIDSSGKTPATGLLFDQKLAPTLVLTTKASSITRQNEWLKTGAEVIVISATKNGHVNLREAWQLLAKRGIIQVLVEGGSTLQSALLEIGLVNCLSVYTGPLLIGKSGLPLFSKEIPTLKKAKLLKIQNIKQFDNSFRVDYLLKV, via the coding sequence ATGAAAAACTCTGAAATACATCATACGTTCATGCTAGAAGCCATTGCAGAATCTTGGAAAGCACGTCTTCATGCTCCTCCTAATCCTTGGGTGGGATGTGTCATTGTCAAAGATCAAAAAATCATTGGAAAAGGTTATACATATCCATCAGGACAAGCTCATGCTGAAATCAATGCCTTAAAATCAGCTAGTGAAAATGCTAAAGGAGCTTCTTTATACGTAACTTTAGAGCCCTGCTCTCATCATGGAAAAACACCACCTTGCACAGAAGCGATTATTCGCGCAGGGATTTTAAATGTCTATGTGGCTTTAAAAGATCCTGATTCACGAGTTCGAGGGCAAGGGATTCAGAAACTCCGAGAAGCAGGTATTCATGTTAAAGTAGGAATTGGTGAAAAAGAAGCAAAAGTTGTATTAACCCCTTATTTATATCAACGTGAAAGCCAAATCCCTTATACAGTCTTAAAAATAGCGACAAGCGTTGATGGTCGAACAGCTGCTGTGGATGGAACTTCTCAATGGTTAACGTCTTCTGAAGCACGATTAGATGCGCATCTGCAAAGAGCTTATTCCCAAGCGGTTGTAATCGGATCTGGAACTGCGACTATTGACTCGCCTCAACTTACAGTTCGACATCCAACTATTCATCTATTTCAACAACCACAAAGAATTTTAATTGATTCTAGCGGCAAAACTCCTGCAACAGGCCTCTTATTTGATCAAAAGTTAGCCCCAACTCTTGTTTTAACAACGAAAGCTTCATCTATTACGAGGCAAAATGAATGGTTAAAAACTGGGGCAGAGGTCATTGTGATTTCTGCAACAAAAAATGGGCATGTCAACTTACGCGAAGCATGGCAATTACTTGCGAAAAGAGGAATTATTCAAGTTCTTGTCGAGGGTGGATCTACGTTACAAAGTGCTTTGTTAGAAATCGGTCTTGTTAATTGTCTGTCAGTTTATACAGGGCCATTATTAATAGGTAAAAGCGGACTTCCACTATTTTCTAAGGAAATTCCGACTCTAAAAAAAGCCAAGTTGTTAAAAATTCAAAATATCAAACAGTTCGACAATTCCTTTCGAGTAGATTATTTACTAAAAGTTTAA
- a CDS encoding IS3-like element ISCpr2 family transposase (programmed frameshift) produces the protein MTNCKLITSVERRRRWSLEEKKQIIEKTYQEGQSVSQIARRYDITPSQLFAWRRQMEQGALQGISSREELVPKSQVKEMEKRIRELERMLGKKTLENEILKEAVRLGQGKKTHLAAAIAKLKRFSLRKIAEVMEVSRSNLIEQLKKHLPHQPIFYSKAENEQVLALIKEVVKNRPTYGYRRVHAIVNSLLKEKKLKVINHKRVFRLMRQHHLLLQRPNRRPKRLHTGKVETLYSNTRWCSDSFSIQCLNGDRVHVAFSLDTCDREVMRYIASTIGIDGQMIRDLMLETIEYRFEQPKARVPLEWLSDNGSCYTAKETVNFGRMLGLTIRTTPPYSPESNGMAEAFVKTFKRDYVYFGNLASAEAVLQQLPIWIEDYNVKAPHKALNMLSPREYLRKLKMAG, from the exons ATGACTAATTGTAAATTAATTACATCAGTAGAAAGAAGAAGACGATGGTCCTTAGAAGAAAAAAAACAGATTATTGAAAAAACATATCAAGAAGGTCAATCTGTTTCCCAAATAGCAAGAAGATATGATATAACACCAAGTCAACTTTTTGCATGGAGAAGGCAAATGGAACAAGGAGCACTACAAGGAATTAGCAGCCGAGAAGAACTAGTTCCCAAAAGCCAAGTGAAAGAAATGGAAAAGCGAATAAGAGAACTAGAGCGGATGCTTGGGAAAAAGACACTTGAAAATGAAATTTTAAAAGAGGCTGTAAGGCTTGGGCAGG GAAAAAAAACTCATCTCGCGGCAGCCATTGCCAAGCTTAAGCGATTTAGCCTAAGGAAAATAGCAGAGGTGATGGAAGTATCAAGATCCAATCTTATAGAGCAGCTTAAAAAGCATTTACCTCATCAGCCAATCTTTTATTCTAAAGCGGAAAATGAACAGGTTTTAGCTTTAATCAAAGAGGTGGTTAAAAACAGGCCGACTTACGGTTATCGTAGGGTCCATGCGATTGTCAATAGCCTTCTCAAAGAGAAAAAACTTAAAGTCATTAATCATAAGCGGGTTTTTAGACTGATGAGGCAGCATCATCTTTTGCTACAAAGGCCAAACAGGCGTCCTAAACGCTTACATACAGGCAAAGTAGAGACTCTCTACAGCAATACACGATGGTGCTCAGACAGCTTCTCTATTCAATGCTTAAATGGTGATCGTGTTCATGTCGCCTTCTCGTTGGATACATGTGACAGAGAAGTCATGCGTTATATTGCCTCTACAATAGGTATTGATGGGCAGATGATTCGAGATTTGATGCTTGAGACTATTGAATATAGATTTGAACAGCCAAAAGCTAGAGTACCTCTTGAATGGCTCTCTGATAATGGCAGCTGTTACACGGCTAAAGAAACTGTCAATTTTGGTAGAATGCTTGGTTTAACCATTAGAACCACGCCACCTTATAGTCCAGAAAGTAATGGCATGGCAGAAGCTTTTGTCAAAACTTTTAAAAGAGATTATGTTTATTTCGGCAATCTGGCAAGTGCTGAAGCTGTTTTGCAGCAATTGCCTATTTGGATCGAAGACTATAACGTTAAAGCCCCTCACAAGGCTTTAAATATGCTCTCTCCAAGAGAGTATTTAAGGAAATTAAAAATGGCAGGCTAG
- a CDS encoding type II toxin-antitoxin system Phd/YefM family antitoxin, with protein sequence MEKAKVMSFVEFRQNLSECVNLAKYKGERFLITRNGKTVGAFVPVENLEKINAFNNVTTDNSH encoded by the coding sequence ATGGAAAAAGCAAAAGTAATGAGCTTCGTAGAATTTCGCCAAAACTTGTCAGAATGTGTTAACTTAGCAAAATATAAAGGCGAAAGATTTTTGATTACTCGTAATGGAAAAACTGTAGGTGCTTTTGTCCCTGTAGAGAATTTAGAAAAAATTAATGCATTTAATAATGTAACTACTGACAACAGCCATTGA
- a CDS encoding ParA family protein — MAILNDKISLKDIIKPTLVDNLQIAPSGEPMIDLDLKLHSCPIRREYKLKVALKNDLISEYDFILIDNPPHISFTTVNSLIASNYYLVPVSAEYLPLVGIRHLIKTIELIKPSNPSISNLGSLLTMVNRRESISSDVENILRDTFPGDMFENVIRVNTKLKACPQKRQTIFQAENSKGKGHFDYLNATKELLHRLEKA; from the coding sequence TTGGCTATTTTAAATGATAAAATTTCCTTAAAAGACATCATCAAGCCTACTTTGGTAGATAATCTTCAGATCGCTCCTTCTGGCGAACCAATGATTGATCTCGATTTAAAATTACATTCTTGCCCGATAAGAAGAGAATATAAGCTTAAAGTTGCACTTAAAAATGATTTAATATCCGAATATGATTTTATTTTAATTGATAACCCACCTCATATTAGTTTTACAACAGTAAATAGCCTTATTGCAAGTAACTATTATTTAGTGCCAGTGAGTGCAGAGTACCTTCCACTTGTTGGAATCCGACATCTTATTAAAACAATTGAGTTAATTAAGCCATCTAACCCATCCATATCAAATTTAGGATCTTTATTAACAATGGTAAATCGTAGAGAAAGTATTTCAAGTGACGTTGAAAATATACTGCGAGACACATTTCCTGGAGATATGTTTGAAAACGTCATTAGAGTTAATACGAAGTTGAAAGCATGTCCACAAAAAAGACAAACTATATTTCAAGCTGAAAATTCAAAAGGAAAGGGTCATTTCGATTATTTAAATGCGACAAAAGAACTTTTGCATAGACTGGAGAAAGCTTAA
- a CDS encoding adenylate kinase, translating into MIKSTKPLVSTQAAVALILLGPPGSGKGTQAKRLAHEYQIPHISSGDLFREHMSKETIIGLKAKEFIQAGKLVPDEFVMDMLFDRLAHPDCARGYLLDGFPRTVAQAEALAGKRDIKIPLIVLYLEVPDAVIVKRAEGRLVCKNCGMVYNLYSSSPRLPGVCDKCGGEIYRRPDDDANIVLKRLEVYHELTSPLIQYYTDQGILLKFDGNQNSDTVYYQLKKSINEKYL; encoded by the coding sequence ATGATAAAAAGCACAAAACCTCTAGTCAGTACTCAAGCAGCCGTTGCTTTAATTTTACTTGGCCCTCCAGGCTCGGGAAAAGGAACTCAAGCAAAAAGACTTGCGCATGAATATCAAATTCCTCACATCTCTAGCGGCGATCTTTTTAGAGAGCATATGTCAAAAGAAACGATTATCGGTTTGAAGGCAAAAGAATTTATTCAAGCAGGAAAATTAGTGCCCGACGAATTTGTAATGGATATGCTGTTTGATCGACTTGCCCATCCAGATTGTGCTAGAGGATATTTACTAGATGGTTTTCCTCGTACTGTCGCACAAGCAGAAGCTTTAGCTGGTAAACGGGATATAAAAATCCCTCTGATTGTTTTATATTTAGAAGTTCCCGATGCAGTGATTGTTAAGCGAGCAGAAGGTCGGCTTGTTTGTAAGAATTGCGGAATGGTTTATAATCTTTATTCTTCTTCTCCTCGTCTTCCTGGAGTTTGTGATAAATGTGGGGGAGAGATTTATCGTCGTCCAGATGATGATGCCAACATAGTTTTAAAAAGATTAGAAGTTTATCATGAGTTGACAAGCCCTCTTATTCAATATTATACTGATCAAGGAATTCTGTTAAAATTTGATGGAAATCAAAATTCTGATACGGTTTATTACCAGTTGAAAAAATCTATTAATGAAAAGTACTTATAA
- a CDS encoding DUF423 domain-containing protein, whose amino-acid sequence MKSLKVTKLINLVYLFESHHMQFQQQLFYLFGSLFGMLSIAAGAFGSHLLKSRLTSEYLGVFEVAVRYQMYHALTLILIAFLMKSSQSSWLPKAGWTFIIGVFLFSGSLYTLVLTNVKRWGIITPIGGAALLIGWFFLMLFGFFDK is encoded by the coding sequence ATGAAATCGTTAAAAGTAACAAAGTTAATTAATCTAGTTTATCTTTTTGAAAGTCATCACATGCAATTTCAACAACAGTTATTTTATCTTTTTGGATCTCTTTTTGGCATGTTGTCAATAGCTGCGGGTGCTTTCGGCTCACACCTACTCAAGTCAAGGTTGACATCTGAATATTTAGGAGTTTTTGAAGTTGCCGTACGTTATCAAATGTACCATGCTTTAACGCTAATTCTAATCGCATTTTTGATGAAAAGTTCTCAATCATCTTGGTTACCAAAAGCTGGTTGGACATTTATTATCGGCGTGTTTTTGTTTTCAGGTAGTTTATATACACTTGTATTAACTAATGTAAAACGATGGGGAATAATTACACCTATTGGTGGGGCAGCTTTGCTCATAGGTTGGTTTTTTTTAATGTTATTTGGTTTTTTTGACAAATAA
- a CDS encoding class I SAM-dependent methyltransferase → MTKNRDTSWNSVGRWYDNSVGEQGHYYHQQVIIPQVTKLLNFSDQEQASLLDLACGQGVLSRHLPSQISYTGIDLAKQLITAARQHNRRAQCDFFCADVTEKLPIQKVDFSHATIILALQNIQFPLKVFQNASKHLKPLSPLVIVINHPCFRIPRQSSWKIDTENKIQYRRMDRYMSEMKIPIQMHPGQGTESQQTWSFHYPLSTYTYWLQEAGFTLDRIEEWCSNKNSEGKAAKMENRAREEFPLFMALIARKKG, encoded by the coding sequence ATGACAAAAAATCGTGATACGTCGTGGAATTCAGTCGGTCGTTGGTATGACAACTCAGTTGGTGAACAAGGACATTATTACCACCAACAAGTCATTATTCCACAAGTCACCAAACTACTCAATTTTTCAGACCAAGAACAGGCATCATTATTAGATTTAGCTTGTGGCCAAGGAGTTTTGAGTAGACATCTTCCCTCACAAATTTCATACACTGGTATTGATCTTGCTAAACAATTGATTACAGCTGCAAGACAACATAATCGTCGCGCTCAATGTGATTTTTTTTGTGCGGATGTGACCGAAAAACTACCTATACAAAAAGTAGACTTTTCGCATGCTACTATTATCTTAGCTTTGCAAAACATCCAGTTTCCTTTAAAAGTTTTTCAAAATGCCTCCAAACATTTAAAACCTTTATCCCCTTTGGTTATTGTCATTAATCATCCTTGCTTTCGCATTCCCCGCCAATCATCTTGGAAAATTGACACAGAAAACAAAATTCAATACCGAAGAATGGACCGTTATATGAGTGAAATGAAAATTCCTATCCAAATGCATCCAGGCCAAGGAACCGAATCTCAACAAACATGGTCATTTCATTATCCCCTTTCGACTTATACATACTGGCTTCAAGAAGCTGGCTTTACACTAGATCGAATAGAAGAATGGTGCTCCAATAAAAACAGTGAAGGGAAAGCTGCAAAGATGGAAAATAGAGCTCGCGAAGAATTTCCCCTTTTTATGGCACTCATTGCAAGAAAAAAAGGATAA
- a CDS encoding class I SAM-dependent rRNA methyltransferase, with amino-acid sequence MQRHSVILKPGKDKAIRNYHHWIFSGAVQSYPSFKDGQILPVCASSHQLLGYGYFNRRSGIVGRMVSFNNVPPLETLKKRLISAWKFRQQLFDFRQTNAYRFVHGEGDAIPGLTIDVYQDVFVLQSSTKGIDELKPWIIETLNELFQPRSIFEKSILPSRKEEGLADVQKHLSGEEVGDISFFENGLKFTTNLHKSQKTGFFLDHREMRQWIKTLSFNKKVLNAFSYTGGFSVYAMAGGAKRVDSVDISQEAVNACQKHFVLNELSEFGSRFICADVFNFLREDVLDYDLVILDPPAFAKKQKDVIAACRGYKDINRLAMQKMPRRSLLLTCSCSHHVNELLFQKVVFQAAAEANRNVRLIGRHQLACDHPINLFHPESDYLKSFLLYLD; translated from the coding sequence ATGCAACGGCATAGTGTTATTTTAAAGCCTGGTAAAGATAAAGCAATTAGGAATTATCATCATTGGATTTTTTCTGGAGCTGTGCAATCCTATCCTTCATTTAAAGACGGCCAGATTCTTCCTGTTTGTGCTTCCTCTCACCAATTGCTAGGTTATGGATATTTTAATCGTCGTTCGGGAATTGTTGGTAGAATGGTTTCGTTCAATAACGTTCCGCCATTAGAAACTCTTAAAAAACGGCTCATTTCAGCATGGAAATTTAGACAGCAGTTATTTGATTTCAGACAAACTAATGCTTATCGTTTTGTGCATGGCGAAGGAGATGCGATTCCTGGGTTGACGATAGACGTTTATCAAGATGTCTTTGTCTTACAAAGCTCAACTAAAGGAATTGACGAATTGAAGCCGTGGATTATTGAGACTCTCAACGAACTCTTTCAACCAAGATCGATTTTTGAAAAATCGATATTACCTTCTCGTAAAGAAGAAGGATTAGCAGATGTACAAAAGCATTTATCAGGAGAAGAAGTTGGCGACATTTCATTTTTTGAAAATGGTTTAAAATTTACAACGAATTTACATAAATCTCAAAAAACAGGCTTTTTTCTTGATCATCGCGAAATGCGCCAATGGATAAAAACTTTATCTTTCAACAAAAAAGTATTAAATGCTTTTTCTTACACTGGTGGTTTTAGCGTATATGCTATGGCTGGAGGAGCTAAACGAGTAGATTCAGTAGATATTTCTCAAGAAGCTGTAAATGCTTGTCAAAAACACTTTGTTTTAAATGAACTTTCCGAATTTGGCAGCCGATTCATTTGTGCTGACGTCTTCAATTTTTTACGTGAAGATGTTCTTGATTATGATCTTGTTATTTTAGATCCTCCTGCTTTTGCAAAAAAGCAAAAAGATGTCATAGCTGCTTGCCGTGGTTATAAAGACATTAATCGATTAGCAATGCAAAAAATGCCTAGAAGATCTCTTCTTTTGACCTGTTCTTGTTCACATCATGTTAATGAGCTTCTATTTCAAAAAGTTGTTTTTCAGGCGGCAGCAGAAGCAAATAGAAATGTACGCCTCATCGGTAGACATCAATTAGCCTGTGACCACCCCATTAATCTGTTTCATCCAGAAAGCGATTATTTAAAAAGCTTTCTCCTTTACCTAGATTAA
- a CDS encoding leucine-rich repeat domain-containing protein translates to MNISNFGFNPSQLVPTTAPSYYPQEISDPLVDENTPLDNPLPNLEETGASTIQAPALSLSSDEIQLSFQEGTSLTISHSQLALLRDKSPYFKNLWSGQFQETLQHPLALIQKDFTLLLNCVMDAKFKVPLEEITSAIQLADYYELTEVVTNLEEQLIDGYKSQRFEPFNSTEESLVRLKEILNFAQQCRLNPLKNYLEFTVVSALLNQTSQLEKFEKIVNHFSKKIETLNFSENARLTDAHLLTLKNCKNLKILHFKKCWGVTDAGLAHLTPLTTLQYLDLSDCEKLTDDGLAHLTPLTGLQHLDLSWCSSLTDAGLAHLTPLTALQHLNLNRCEYLKDAGLAHLTPLTGLQHLNLNRCKDLTDAGLSHLKPLTALQHLNLSECWKLTDAGLAHLTPLTALQHLDLSRCNSLTDAGLAHLTPLTALQHLDLSDCQNFTDAGLAHLTSLTGLQYLNLSEYKNLTDAGLAHLTPLTALQHLNLCNCRKFTDNGLAHLTPLTALQHLDLSHCKNLTDDGLAHLAPLTGLQRLVLSWCDKLTDAGLAHLTPLTALQYLDLSCCEITDAGLAHLTPLTGLQHLVLVYCWQLTDAGLAHLTPLTTLQYLYLGSCNRLTDAGLAHLAPLTALQHLALNDCRKLTDTGLAHLTPLTALQHLTLNRCEKLTDDGLAHLKPLAALQYLDLSYCEITDAGLAHLTHLMALQRLDLYGREITDDGLERFETLAASFNLEIRLDRFL, encoded by the coding sequence TTGAATATTTCTAATTTTGGGTTTAATCCTAGTCAACTTGTCCCTACAACGGCTCCTTCTTACTATCCTCAAGAGATTAGTGATCCTCTTGTGGATGAAAACACTCCCTTAGACAATCCTTTGCCTAATCTAGAAGAAACCGGTGCCTCAACGATTCAAGCTCCCGCTCTTTCACTTTCATCTGATGAAATTCAACTAAGCTTTCAAGAGGGAACTTCTCTGACTATTTCTCACTCTCAGCTAGCTTTGTTAAGGGACAAATCGCCTTATTTTAAGAATCTGTGGTCGGGGCAATTTCAAGAAACCCTGCAACATCCTCTCGCTTTAATACAAAAAGACTTTACGCTTTTGCTTAATTGTGTCATGGATGCTAAATTTAAAGTTCCTTTGGAAGAGATCACTTCTGCCATTCAACTAGCTGATTATTATGAACTAACAGAAGTGGTAACAAATTTAGAAGAACAGCTGATTGATGGATACAAATCACAAAGATTTGAACCCTTTAACTCCACTGAAGAAAGTTTAGTCAGATTAAAAGAGATTTTAAATTTTGCGCAGCAATGTCGATTAAACCCTTTGAAAAACTATTTAGAATTCACCGTTGTGAGCGCCTTATTAAACCAGACCTCTCAGTTAGAGAAGTTTGAAAAAATTGTAAATCACTTCTCAAAGAAGATAGAAACACTTAATTTTTCAGAAAATGCCCGTTTAACCGATGCCCATCTTTTAACATTAAAAAATTGTAAAAATTTAAAAATACTTCATTTTAAGAAATGTTGGGGTGTCACTGATGCAGGATTAGCGCATTTGACACCCTTAACGACTTTGCAGTATCTAGATCTAAGCGATTGCGAGAAACTCACTGATGATGGATTAGCGCATTTGACACCTTTAACGGGCTTGCAGCATCTAGATCTAAGCTGGTGCAGCAGTCTTACCGATGCAGGATTAGCGCATTTAACACCCTTAACGGCTTTGCAGCATCTAAATCTAAACAGATGCGAGTATCTCAAAGATGCAGGATTGGCGCATTTGACACCTTTAACGGGTTTGCAACATCTAAATCTAAATAGGTGCAAGGATCTCACCGATGCTGGATTATCCCATTTGAAACCCTTAACCGCTTTGCAGCATCTAAATCTAAGCGAGTGTTGGAAACTTACCGATGCTGGATTAGCCCATTTGACACCTTTAACGGCTTTACAGCATTTAGATCTAAGCAGGTGTAACAGTCTTACCGATGCAGGATTAGCGCATTTAACACCCTTAACAGCTTTACAGCATCTAGATTTAAGCGATTGTCAAAATTTCACCGATGCAGGATTAGCGCATTTGACATCTTTGACGGGTTTGCAGTATCTAAATCTAAGCGAATATAAGAATCTCACTGATGCAGGTTTAGCCCATTTGACGCCCTTAACAGCTTTGCAGCATCTTAATCTGTGTAATTGTAGAAAATTCACGGATAATGGATTAGCGCATTTGACGCCCTTAACAGCTTTGCAACACCTAGATCTGAGCCATTGTAAGAATCTCACTGATGATGGATTAGCCCATTTAGCACCTTTAACGGGCTTGCAGCGTCTAGTTCTAAGTTGGTGCGATAAGCTCACCGATGCAGGATTAGCCCATTTGACACCCCTAACGGCTTTGCAGTATTTAGATCTGAGCTGCTGTGAGATCACCGATGCAGGATTAGCCCATTTGACACCTTTAACGGGCTTGCAGCATCTAGTTCTAGTCTATTGCTGGCAACTCACCGATGCAGGATTAGCCCATTTAACACCCTTAACGACTTTGCAATATCTATATCTAGGCAGTTGCAATAGACTCACCGATGCAGGATTGGCCCATTTGGCACCTTTAACAGCTTTGCAGCATCTAGCTTTAAACGACTGTAGGAAACTTACCGATACAGGATTAGCGCATTTAACACCCTTAACGGCTTTGCAGCATTTAACTCTAAACAGATGCGAGAAACTCACTGATGATGGATTAGCCCATTTGAAACCCTTAGCGGCTTTGCAGTATTTAGATCTGAGCTACTGTGAGATCACCGATGCTGGATTAGCCCATTTAACACATTTAATGGCTTTACAACGTTTAGATCTATATGGGCGTGAGATCACTGATGATGGATTAGAACGTTTTGAAACTTTAGCAGCTTCATTTAATTTAGAAATAAGGCTGGATAGATTTCTATAA
- a CDS encoding leucine-rich repeat domain-containing protein: MNISNFGLNSSYLVNTTNPSYYPLQDINDQLENENTPLDNPLPNLEETSASTIQPSTLSPSSEEVQLSFHEGTSLTISPSQLALLREKSLYFKTLWSGNFQETLQHPLDLTKKDFTLLLNFLMDANFKVPLEEIISAIQLTDYYELTEVVKNLEKQLMEEYKSQRFEPFNSTEESLVRLKEILSFAQRCQLNTLKNYLEFTVVSELLNKAFLSDEFGRIINHFSNEIKILNLPNKILNNACFLALKSCENLKVLHFKECRHLTDAGLAHLTPLTALQHLGLGQCWRLTNAGLAHLTPLTALQYLNLSEYKNLTDAGLAHLTPLTALQHLGLSGCQNLTDAGLAHLTPLMGLQHLDLSGCQNLTDAGLAHLTPLTGLQHLNLSRCNKLTDAGLAHLTPLTGLQHLDLSGCQNLTDAGLAHLTPLTGLQHLDLSGCQNLTDAGLAHLTPLTGLQHLNLCNCRKFTDNGLAHLTPLSVLQHLNLSRCNKLTDVGLAHLTPLTALQHLDLSSCYNLTDVGLAHLTPLTSLQHLGLISCDKLTDAGLVHLKLLTGLQHLNLSNCKNLTDAGLAHLTPLTALQYLYLNWCRKLTDAGLAHLTSLTALQHLDLRYCQNLTDAGLAHLTPLTGLRHLDLSQCWRLTKAGLARFKTLAASLNLEIRLGSFP; this comes from the coding sequence TTGAATATTTCTAATTTTGGGCTTAATTCTAGTTATCTTGTCAATACAACGAATCCATCTTACTATCCTCTTCAAGACATTAACGATCAACTTGAGAATGAAAATACTCCCTTAGACAATCCTTTGCCTAATCTAGAAGAAACTAGTGCGTCAACGATTCAACCTTCCACTCTTTCACCTTCATCTGAAGAAGTTCAACTAAGCTTTCACGAGGGAACTTCTCTAACTATTTCTCCTTCTCAGTTAGCTTTGTTAAGGGAAAAATCCCTTTATTTTAAAACTCTTTGGTCAGGAAATTTTCAAGAAACCCTGCAACACCCTCTCGATTTAACAAAAAAAGACTTTACGCTTTTGCTCAATTTCCTGATGGACGCTAACTTTAAAGTTCCCTTAGAAGAGATTATTTCTGCCATTCAACTAACCGATTATTATGAACTAACAGAAGTAGTGAAGAATTTAGAAAAACAGCTGATGGAGGAATATAAATCTCAGAGATTTGAACCTTTTAACTCTACTGAAGAAAGTTTAGTCAGATTAAAAGAGATTTTAAGTTTCGCGCAGCGCTGTCAATTAAATACATTGAAGAACTATTTAGAATTCACCGTTGTGAGCGAATTATTAAACAAGGCCTTTCTGTCGGATGAGTTTGGAAGAATTATAAATCATTTTTCAAATGAGATAAAAATTCTTAATCTTCCAAACAAAATTTTAAACAATGCCTGTTTTTTAGCATTAAAAAGTTGTGAAAATTTAAAAGTACTTCATTTTAAGGAATGCAGGCATCTCACCGATGCAGGATTAGCGCATTTAACACCCTTAACGGCTTTGCAGCATCTAGGTCTAGGCCAATGCTGGCGTCTCACCAATGCAGGATTAGCGCATTTAACACCCTTAACCGCTTTGCAGTATCTAAATCTAAGCGAATATAAGAATCTCACTGATGCAGGTTTAGCCCATTTGACACCCTTAACGGCTCTGCAGCATCTAGGTTTAAGCGGTTGTCAGAATCTCACGGATGCAGGATTAGCGCATTTAACACCCTTAATGGGTTTACAGCATCTAGATTTAAGCGGTTGCCAGAATCTCACCGATGCAGGATTAGCCCATTTGACACCTTTAACGGGTTTGCAGCATCTAAATCTAAGCAGGTGCAATAAACTCACCGACGCAGGATTAGCACATTTGACACCTTTAACGGGTTTGCAGCATCTTGATTTAAGCGGTTGCCAGAATCTCACCGATGCAGGATTAGCGCATTTGACACCTTTAACGGGTTTGCAGCATCTTGATTTAAGCGGTTGCCAGAATCTCACCGATGCAGGATTAGCGCATTTGACACCTTTAACGGGTTTGCAGCATCTTAATCTGTGTAATTGTAGAAAATTCACGGATAATGGATTAGCGCATTTAACACCCTTATCAGTTTTACAACATCTAAATCTAAGCAGGTGCAATAAACTCACTGATGTTGGATTAGCGCATTTAACACCCTTAACGGCTTTGCAGCATTTAGATCTGAGTAGTTGCTATAATCTCACCGATGTAGGATTAGCGCATTTGACACCTTTAACGAGTTTGCAGCATCTAGGTTTAATCTCTTGCGATAAACTTACCGATGCCGGATTAGTGCATTTGAAACTCTTAACGGGTTTGCAGCATCTAAATCTGAGCAATTGCAAGAATCTCACGGATGCAGGATTAGCGCATTTGACACCCTTAACCGCTTTGCAGTATCTATATCTAAACTGGTGCAGGAAACTCACTGATGCAGGATTAGCGCATTTAACATCCTTAACGGCTTTGCAGCATCTAGATTTGAGATATTGTCAAAATCTCACGGATGCAGGGTTAGCGCATTTGACACCCTTAACGGGTTTGCGGCATCTAGATTTAAGCCAATGCTGGCGTCTCACCAAAGCAGGGTTAGCACGTTTTAAAACTTTAGCAGCTTCACTCAATCTAGAAATAAGGCTGGGTAGCTTTCCATAA